One window of Desulfovibrio sp. genomic DNA carries:
- the eno gene encoding phosphopyruvate hydratase has product MSSIASVYGREILDSRGNPTVEVEVTLESGHSARAAVPSGASTGSREALEMRDGDKSRFGGKGVTKAVDNVNGEIAEAIVGMDVLRQVQIDNTLIDLDGTDNKARLGANAMLGVSMACARVASEFLGLPLYKYLGGINAKVLPVPMMNIINGGAHAPNNLDIQEFMIMPVGAVTFRDSLRIGAEIFHTLQAILKKDGHVTSVGDEGGFAPNLKNHDEAFGYIIKAIEEAGYNPGSEVALAIDAAASEFYKDGKYVLGGEGKSFNNAEMSDWLAEFTQKYPLISIEDGMAESDWDGWGMLTASLGDHVQLVGDDVFVTNPAILAEGIDQGVGNSILIKLNQIGTVTETLDTIEMAKEASYSTVVSHRSGETEDSFIADLAVGVNAGQIKTGSLCRSERMAKYNQLLRIEEELGDDADFFGPIMAEYYLQLEDED; this is encoded by the coding sequence ATGAGCAGCATTGCTTCTGTTTATGGCCGTGAGATTCTCGATTCGCGCGGCAACCCCACTGTTGAAGTGGAAGTGACGCTGGAATCCGGTCACAGCGCCCGTGCGGCCGTGCCTTCGGGAGCCTCCACGGGCAGCCGCGAAGCCCTGGAAATGCGCGATGGCGACAAAAGCCGTTTTGGCGGCAAGGGCGTGACCAAGGCCGTTGACAACGTCAACGGCGAAATCGCCGAAGCCATTGTTGGTATGGACGTGCTACGCCAGGTGCAGATCGACAACACGCTCATCGACCTCGACGGCACCGACAACAAGGCCCGCCTTGGCGCCAACGCCATGCTTGGCGTTTCCATGGCCTGCGCCCGTGTGGCCTCTGAATTTCTGGGCCTGCCGCTCTACAAGTATCTTGGCGGCATCAACGCTAAGGTGCTGCCCGTGCCCATGATGAACATCATCAACGGCGGCGCGCATGCTCCCAACAATCTTGATATCCAGGAATTCATGATCATGCCCGTGGGCGCCGTGACCTTCCGTGATTCGCTGCGCATCGGTGCGGAAATCTTCCACACCCTGCAGGCCATTCTGAAGAAGGACGGCCACGTCACCAGCGTGGGCGACGAGGGCGGCTTTGCCCCCAACCTCAAGAACCACGACGAAGCCTTTGGCTACATCATCAAGGCCATCGAAGAAGCGGGCTACAACCCCGGTTCTGAAGTGGCCCTGGCCATCGACGCTGCCGCCAGCGAATTCTACAAGGACGGCAAGTACGTTCTGGGCGGCGAAGGCAAGAGCTTCAACAATGCGGAAATGAGCGACTGGCTGGCCGAATTCACCCAGAAGTACCCCCTCATCTCCATCGAAGACGGCATGGCCGAAAGCGACTGGGACGGCTGGGGCATGCTGACCGCCTCGCTGGGCGACCATGTGCAGCTGGTGGGCGACGACGTGTTCGTGACCAACCCCGCCATTCTGGCCGAGGGCATTGATCAGGGCGTGGGCAACTCCATCCTCATCAAGCTCAACCAGATCGGCACGGTTACCGAAACCCTCGATACCATCGAGATGGCCAAGGAAGCCTCTTACAGCACCGTGGTTTCGCACCGCTCCGGCGAAACGGAAGACAGCTTTATCGCCGACCTGGCTGTGGGCGTGAACGCCGGCCAGATCAAGACCGGCTCGCTCTGCCGTTCCGAACGCATGGCCAAGTACAACCAGCTGCTGCGCATCGAAGAAGAACTGGGCGACGACGCGGATTTCTTTGGCCCCATCATGGCCGAATACTATCTGCAGCTTGAAGACGAAGACTAA
- the glmS gene encoding glutamine--fructose-6-phosphate transaminase (isomerizing) — protein sequence MCGIIGYAGHRPAVPVVVEGLRRLEYRGYDSAGVAFARQGDLHVVRATGKLAALEEKLAHEEGITTPTSAMGHTRWATHGVPAERNAHPHRSNDGTLAIVHNGIIENYQEIKADLTAKGYTFSSETDTEVLVNLIAERRKTEPDLLHAFAAALREAHGAYAVCLMDKDEPGVIYAARMSAPLIFGQGTGENFVASDIPAFLPYTRQVVFLEDGELVRATASDFAIMRLKDLSPVQPEAQTIQWDMQAAQKGGYRHFMLKEIFEQPRVITDGLTGRVEGDHGDVRLTELDSLPVPRRLHIVACGTSYHSGMWGRHLLEHWAHVPVQVEIASEFRYRDSLLLDKDDMVLVISQSGETADTLAALRIARERGITVVGLCNVVGSSIARDASAVLYTQAGPEISVASTKAMCSQMLMLALMALYWSKRNGTMSAEERRNVIAMLENLPALLDGALPAMHEKARELSRKYAQARNFFYLGRGHCYPLALEGALKLKELSYIHAEGYAAGEMKHGPIALIDPSFPTFALALDDSLLPKVKSNMVEVQARQGKVIALTNEGFDLGAEDTWIIPKLPAPLAGFMALPALQLFSYETADYLGKDVDQPRNLAKSVTVE from the coding sequence ATGTGCGGCATTATCGGTTATGCGGGTCACAGGCCTGCTGTTCCCGTTGTGGTTGAAGGCCTGCGCCGTCTGGAATACCGCGGGTACGACTCTGCTGGCGTGGCCTTTGCCCGTCAGGGTGACCTGCATGTGGTGCGCGCCACGGGCAAACTGGCCGCGCTGGAAGAAAAGCTGGCGCACGAAGAAGGCATCACCACGCCCACCAGCGCCATGGGCCACACCCGCTGGGCTACCCACGGCGTGCCCGCCGAACGCAATGCCCACCCTCACCGCTCCAACGACGGCACGCTTGCCATCGTGCACAACGGCATCATCGAAAACTATCAGGAAATAAAGGCTGACCTCACGGCCAAGGGCTATACCTTCAGCTCTGAAACCGACACCGAAGTGCTGGTCAACCTTATCGCCGAGCGCCGCAAAACCGAGCCCGACCTGCTGCATGCCTTTGCTGCCGCCCTGCGCGAGGCTCACGGCGCCTATGCCGTCTGCCTCATGGACAAGGACGAACCCGGCGTCATCTACGCCGCACGCATGTCCGCCCCGCTCATTTTTGGTCAGGGAACGGGCGAAAACTTTGTGGCTTCCGACATCCCGGCATTTCTGCCCTACACCCGTCAGGTGGTTTTTCTTGAAGACGGCGAGCTGGTGCGCGCCACAGCCTCTGATTTTGCCATCATGCGCCTCAAGGACCTGAGTCCGGTACAGCCCGAGGCCCAGACCATCCAGTGGGACATGCAGGCCGCGCAAAAGGGCGGTTACCGCCACTTTATGCTCAAGGAAATTTTTGAGCAGCCCCGCGTTATCACCGACGGCCTCACCGGTCGTGTGGAAGGCGACCACGGCGACGTGCGCCTCACAGAGCTGGACAGCCTGCCCGTGCCGCGCCGTCTGCACATTGTGGCCTGCGGCACGTCGTACCATTCCGGCATGTGGGGTCGCCACCTGCTGGAACACTGGGCTCACGTGCCCGTGCAGGTCGAGATCGCTTCCGAATTCCGCTACCGGGATTCTCTCCTGCTTGACAAGGACGACATGGTGCTGGTCATCAGCCAGAGCGGCGAAACCGCCGACACCCTGGCCGCCCTGCGCATTGCCCGCGAGCGCGGCATCACCGTGGTTGGCCTGTGCAACGTGGTGGGATCTTCCATCGCGCGCGACGCTTCTGCCGTGCTTTACACCCAGGCTGGGCCAGAAATCAGCGTGGCTTCCACCAAGGCCATGTGCAGCCAGATGCTCATGCTGGCCCTAATGGCCCTGTACTGGAGCAAGCGTAACGGCACCATGTCTGCCGAAGAGCGCCGCAACGTTATCGCCATGCTCGAAAACCTGCCTGCCCTGCTGGACGGAGCCCTGCCCGCCATGCATGAAAAGGCGCGCGAACTCTCGCGTAAGTACGCGCAGGCACGTAATTTCTTCTATCTTGGACGCGGCCACTGCTACCCGCTGGCCCTCGAAGGCGCGCTGAAGCTCAAGGAACTTTCGTACATCCACGCCGAGGGCTACGCCGCCGGCGAAATGAAGCACGGCCCCATCGCCCTTATCGACCCCTCCTTCCCCACATTTGCCCTGGCGTTGGACGACAGCCTGCTGCCCAAGGTGAAGTCAAACATGGTCGAGGTGCAGGCGCGTCAGGGCAAGGTTATCGCCCTGACCAACGAAGGCTTTGACCTTGGGGCCGAGGACACCTGGATTATTCCCAAGCTGCCCGCGCCGCTGGCCGGTTTTATGGCTCTGCCCGCCCTGCAGCTCTTTAGCTACGAGACTGCCGACTACCTTGGCAAGGACGTTGACCAGCCCCGCAACCTGGCCAAGAGCGTTACGGTGGAATAA
- a CDS encoding C45 family peptidase, with translation MPKLLYLLCALVLLAAPVRADACTLWAAAGPQVAGGGTIIVKNRDWRPDNQQKIRLATKGKYRFIYLEAEGNSFSGAKQGINEKGLAIVLASAPREVERAGKNAGMTKLRILLASYASVQEALAALKAGAWVTNPQFMVLADAKEIACVEFGPGGQYAVVAQQGSGVVFHTNHYVSPQLEPLNPHKLSTSLDRYNKISSLLQAGAPFDVQKFQAFSTDPTLWRAGATPSTTRTLSSWIIRQMPDGSGTLYLRMANPDHPVKEYRFALKDLFEGKVDLSLVQ, from the coding sequence ATGCCAAAACTTCTGTATTTGCTTTGCGCGCTGGTTCTGCTGGCTGCCCCTGTCAGGGCAGATGCCTGCACGTTGTGGGCTGCGGCGGGCCCTCAGGTTGCTGGCGGCGGAACCATAATCGTTAAGAACAGGGATTGGCGGCCTGACAACCAGCAGAAAATTCGCCTCGCGACAAAGGGCAAATACCGGTTCATATACCTTGAGGCGGAAGGTAACAGTTTTTCGGGTGCAAAACAGGGAATAAACGAAAAAGGGCTTGCCATAGTGCTTGCATCGGCACCGCGCGAGGTTGAGCGGGCAGGCAAAAATGCCGGTATGACAAAACTGAGAATCCTGCTGGCCTCCTACGCCAGTGTGCAGGAGGCCCTGGCTGCCCTGAAGGCTGGCGCTTGGGTTACCAACCCCCAGTTTATGGTTTTGGCTGATGCAAAGGAAATAGCCTGTGTAGAGTTTGGCCCTGGCGGTCAGTATGCTGTCGTCGCGCAGCAGGGCTCCGGGGTGGTTTTTCATACCAACCATTATGTGTCGCCGCAGCTTGAGCCGTTAAACCCGCATAAATTATCAACCAGTCTGGATAGATATAATAAGATTTCCAGCCTCCTTCAGGCTGGTGCCCCATTTGACGTGCAAAAATTTCAGGCTTTCAGCACCGATCCGACGCTGTGGCGGGCAGGTGCCACGCCCTCGACCACGCGAACCCTTTCCTCATGGATCATCAGGCAGATGCCCGACGGCAGCGGAACGCTGTATCTGCGCATGGCCAACCCCGATCATCCGGTAAAGGAATACCGTTTTGCGCTCAAAGACCTGTTTGAGGGAAAGGTTGATCTTTCCCTCGTTCAGTAA
- a CDS encoding type III pantothenate kinase — protein sequence MQPEILLFDIGNTSIKIGLANERHVLTSYTLRTDTAQTADNFGLTLLTLLQHAGVTASQLKACVTSSVAPGFDPLLREAVARYVGCPLQRVGKELPVPLENRYERPAEVGADRLVGAYAARRMYPETPSLLVVDFGTAVTIDCVSGDAYMGGLIFPGPRTALTALSREAAKLPRVNLDVRADEPTPGRNTTTSIQHGLVFGFACMVEGLTQRLKRQMSGPVKVLGTGGFSASIARVSPVFDQVLPMLLLDGLRRLHYEERGAVE from the coding sequence ATGCAGCCCGAGATTCTGCTTTTTGACATAGGTAATACATCAATCAAGATTGGGTTGGCCAACGAGCGGCATGTGCTGACCTCGTACACCCTGCGCACCGATACCGCCCAGACTGCGGACAATTTTGGCCTTACTCTCCTTACCCTGCTGCAGCATGCTGGCGTTACGGCTTCACAGCTCAAGGCCTGCGTGACCTCTTCTGTGGCCCCGGGCTTTGACCCGCTTTTGCGCGAGGCTGTGGCCCGCTATGTGGGCTGCCCCCTGCAGCGGGTGGGCAAGGAACTGCCGGTTCCGCTCGAGAACCGCTACGAACGCCCCGCCGAAGTCGGCGCAGACCGGCTGGTGGGCGCGTATGCTGCCCGCCGCATGTACCCGGAAACTCCCTCGCTGCTCGTGGTTGATTTTGGCACTGCCGTGACCATCGACTGCGTCAGCGGTGATGCCTATATGGGCGGTCTCATTTTTCCCGGTCCCCGCACGGCCCTCACCGCTCTTTCGCGCGAGGCCGCCAAGCTGCCCAGGGTCAACCTGGACGTACGCGCCGATGAACCCACGCCGGGGCGCAACACCACCACCAGCATCCAGCACGGTCTGGTTTTTGGTTTTGCCTGTATGGTCGAGGGTCTTACCCAAAGGCTCAAAAGGCAGATGTCCGGCCCGGTCAAGGTGCTTGGCACGGGTGGTTTTTCCGCTTCCATAGCGCGGGTCAGCCCCGTGTTTGATCAGGTGCTGCCCATGCTGCTTCTTGATGGCCTGCGCAGGCTGCACTATGAAGAACGCGGCGCGGTGGAATAA
- the folD gene encoding bifunctional methylenetetrahydrofolate dehydrogenase/methenyltetrahydrofolate cyclohydrolase FolD: MILIDGKKTAADIRAELGAEVAAAIAQGHRAPGLAVILVGEDPASQVYVRNKERACAEAGIVSFPHHLPATTTQQELLDLIHQCNANPNVDGILLQLPLPKGLDAQECLLSIDPEKDVDGFHPVSVGRLSLGLPGYVSCTPAGVMELLRRYDLPTSGKKAVVVGRSNIVGKPLAMLLARSGRFGDATVTVCHSRTPDLAEQCRQADFLFLAMGRPRCITGDMVREGAVVIDVGINRTPEGLCGDADFASVSPKAHAITPVPGGVGPMTIAMLLSNTVQSWRAHRAGV; the protein is encoded by the coding sequence ATGATTTTGATTGACGGCAAAAAAACAGCCGCCGATATCCGCGCGGAACTTGGCGCGGAAGTGGCCGCCGCCATCGCCCAGGGGCATCGCGCACCGGGCCTTGCGGTTATTCTTGTGGGCGAAGACCCTGCCTCGCAGGTCTACGTGCGCAATAAAGAGCGCGCCTGCGCCGAGGCCGGTATTGTTTCCTTTCCCCACCACCTGCCTGCCACAACCACACAGCAGGAACTGCTCGACCTCATCCACCAGTGCAATGCCAACCCCAATGTGGACGGCATCTTGCTGCAGCTGCCTCTGCCCAAGGGGCTCGACGCGCAGGAATGCCTGCTGTCCATTGATCCTGAAAAGGACGTAGATGGCTTCCACCCTGTAAGCGTAGGGCGGCTTTCGCTCGGTCTGCCGGGCTATGTGTCGTGCACGCCTGCTGGCGTCATGGAATTGCTGCGCCGCTACGACCTGCCCACCTCTGGCAAGAAAGCCGTGGTTGTGGGTCGCTCCAACATCGTGGGCAAGCCGCTGGCCATGCTGCTGGCCCGTTCTGGCCGCTTTGGCGATGCCACGGTGACCGTATGCCATTCGCGCACGCCCGACCTTGCCGAGCAGTGCCGTCAGGCCGATTTTCTGTTTCTTGCCATGGGCAGGCCCCGCTGCATCACGGGCGACATGGTGCGCGAGGGTGCGGTGGTCATTGATGTGGGTATCAACCGCACGCCCGAAGGCCTGTGCGGCGATGCCGACTTTGCCAGCGTCAGCCCCAAGGCCCACGCCATTACGCCGGTTCCCGGCGGCGTTGGCCCCATGACCATTGCCATGCTGCTGAGCAATACCGTGCAGTCGTGGCGCGCGCACAGGGCCGGAGTCTAG
- a CDS encoding iron-containing alcohol dehydrogenase family protein has translation MYRNAKNVGYYMIGSGSLTQLGDLLGARRAAVNGPAVFFVDKFFEGKDLLAKLPVENKDMVLYVDTADEPTTDSVDGYTDQVKAFLNGATPCALLAFGGGCVLDTCKCVGNLLTNPGKAENYQGWELVKNPAPYKIAVPTLSGTGSETSRTGIICNEAKNIKLGMNSDYTMFEQVLLDPDLTASVPRNQYFYTGIDTYMHCFESITGSYRNVVVDSLAEKAIDLSKQVYLSSDMMSDENREKLMIASFLGGMAAGFVGVVHPISAGLSMVLHMHHGIANCYALSVLEDIYPDEYKDFMVMMERQGIDLPKGICKGLTDAQYDALYGASIVHEKPLSNRLGPDFKKILTKENVIERFLRM, from the coding sequence ATGTATCGCAACGCGAAAAATGTCGGTTATTATATGATTGGTTCGGGTAGTCTTACCCAGCTTGGCGATTTGCTTGGCGCGCGTCGCGCCGCAGTGAATGGCCCCGCCGTGTTTTTTGTGGATAAATTTTTTGAAGGCAAGGATCTGCTTGCCAAGCTGCCTGTGGAAAACAAGGACATGGTGCTCTATGTGGATACCGCCGACGAACCCACCACAGACAGCGTGGACGGCTATACCGATCAGGTAAAGGCCTTCCTCAACGGCGCGACCCCCTGCGCCCTGCTGGCCTTTGGCGGCGGTTGCGTGCTTGATACCTGCAAGTGCGTGGGTAACCTGCTGACCAACCCCGGCAAGGCCGAAAACTATCAGGGCTGGGAGCTGGTCAAAAATCCCGCCCCCTACAAAATCGCCGTTCCCACCCTTTCGGGTACTGGTTCAGAAACCTCGCGCACGGGCATCATCTGCAACGAGGCCAAGAACATCAAACTCGGCATGAACAGCGACTACACCATGTTCGAGCAGGTGCTGCTCGACCCTGACCTGACCGCCAGCGTGCCGCGCAACCAGTACTTCTACACCGGCATCGACACCTACATGCACTGCTTTGAGAGCATCACCGGCTCTTACCGCAACGTGGTGGTCGATTCGCTGGCTGAAAAGGCCATTGACCTCAGCAAGCAGGTTTACCTTTCCAGCGACATGATGAGCGACGAAAACCGCGAAAAGCTCATGATCGCCTCCTTCCTTGGCGGCATGGCTGCCGGTTTTGTGGGCGTGGTGCATCCTATCTCGGCAGGCCTCAGCATGGTGCTGCACATGCACCACGGCATTGCCAACTGCTACGCCCTCTCCGTGCTTGAAGACATCTACCCCGATGAATACAAAGACTTTATGGTCATGATGGAACGTCAGGGCATCGATCTGCCCAAGGGCATCTGCAAGGGTCTTACCGATGCGCAGTACGACGCCCTTTACGGTGCCAGCATTGTGCACGAAAAGCCGCTTTCCAACCGCCTTGGCCCGGATTTCAAAAAAATCCTTACCAAGGAAAACGTTATCGAGCGCTTCCTGCGCATGTAA
- a CDS encoding DUF805 domain-containing protein: MEFKEAVKICLTKKYCCLKGRASRSEFWWFCLFTFILNLIVALLGSLLPALGSIVSAVQALWLLLPTVGVTTRRLHDRNLSGWWQLLPLVAALPVIIAVALDADWLLMLAGCAAALTSLGLLVVYALKGTSGHNRFGPDPLDGAGV, from the coding sequence ATGGAATTCAAAGAGGCTGTCAAAATCTGCCTGACCAAAAAGTACTGCTGCCTCAAGGGCCGGGCCTCAAGGTCTGAATTCTGGTGGTTTTGCCTGTTTACGTTTATATTGAACCTGATTGTGGCCTTGCTGGGCTCGTTGTTGCCAGCGCTGGGTTCCATTGTGAGCGCCGTGCAGGCCCTGTGGCTGCTGCTGCCCACAGTGGGGGTTACCACGCGCAGGCTGCACGACCGCAACCTTTCGGGCTGGTGGCAGCTGCTGCCGCTGGTTGCTGCCTTGCCGGTCATCATTGCCGTGGCACTTGACGCCGACTGGCTGCTGATGCTGGCTGGTTGCGCTGCGGCTCTGACAAGCCTTGGGCTTCTGGTGGTTTACGCGCTCAAGGGCACTAGCGGCCACAACCGCTTCGGGCCTGACCCCCTTGACGGGGCCGGGGTCTGA